The Dokdonella koreensis DS-123 genome has a segment encoding these proteins:
- the epmB gene encoding EF-P beta-lysylation protein EpmB, producing MITANRAAAQPRRWQQLWREAVSDPHELLRRLDLAHRAGDLLPAADTGFPLRVPAGFIDRMRRGDARDPLLLQVLPLAAELGEVPGFTRDAVGDLAARAAHGVLHKYEGRALLLATGACAVHCRYCFRRHFPYAEETAAANRWQDAVAHLAGDPSIDEVILSGGDPLSLATHKLAELGDALAPIAHLRRLRIHTRLPVVLPERVDTEFTAWLASLPFQRVVVLHANHANEIDASVASACAALRETGATVLNQAVLLRGINDDADTLAELSERLFAAGVLPYYLHQLDRVAGAAHFEVPDATALALVETLRNRLPGYLVPRLVREIAGAPSKRPV from the coding sequence ATGATAACCGCTAACCGCGCAGCCGCGCAGCCGCGCCGCTGGCAGCAGCTGTGGCGCGAAGCGGTATCGGACCCGCACGAACTGCTGCGGCGGCTCGACCTCGCCCACCGCGCCGGGGACCTCCTCCCGGCGGCGGACACCGGCTTCCCGCTGCGCGTGCCGGCCGGTTTCATCGACCGCATGCGCCGCGGCGATGCCCGCGACCCGCTGCTGCTGCAGGTCCTGCCGCTGGCCGCCGAGCTCGGCGAGGTACCGGGCTTCACGCGCGACGCGGTCGGCGACCTGGCGGCCCGCGCCGCCCACGGCGTGCTGCACAAGTACGAAGGCCGGGCGCTGCTGCTCGCGACCGGCGCCTGCGCGGTGCATTGCCGCTACTGCTTCCGCCGCCATTTCCCGTACGCCGAGGAGACCGCGGCCGCCAACCGCTGGCAGGACGCCGTCGCGCACCTGGCCGGCGATCCGTCGATCGACGAGGTGATCCTGTCGGGCGGCGACCCGCTGTCGCTGGCGACCCACAAGCTGGCCGAGCTCGGCGATGCGCTCGCCCCGATCGCGCACCTGCGGCGGCTGCGCATCCATACGCGGCTACCGGTGGTCCTGCCCGAGCGCGTCGATACGGAATTCACCGCCTGGCTGGCGTCCCTGCCGTTCCAGCGCGTGGTGGTACTGCACGCCAACCACGCCAACGAGATCGACGCGTCGGTCGCATCGGCCTGCGCGGCCCTGCGCGAAACCGGCGCCACCGTGCTCAATCAGGCGGTGCTGCTGCGCGGGATCAACGACGATGCGGACACCCTGGCCGAACTCTCCGAGCGCCTGTTCGCCGCCGGCGTCCTGCCGTACTACCTCCACCAGCTCGATCGCGTCGCCGGGGCCGCGCACTTCGAGGTACCCGACGCGACCGCCTTGGCACTGGTCGAGACGCTGCGCAACCGCCTGCCCGGCTACCTGGTGCCGCGCCTGGTGCGCGAGATCGCCGGCGCGCCGTCGAAGCGGCCGGTGTAA
- a CDS encoding EAL domain-containing protein, giving the protein MNRHDTVLRLILVEESTDAAEQLISQLRNGGMALRPSRAENEAQLEEAIGDQPDLILFNLSTTSLTLAATAAAAARSGRDIALVAYGIGPSADQIADAFRDGARALAVSNRADHMQTIIAREFEALTTRRNVRRLEAALRESERRCDSLLDSSRDPIAYVHEGMHVRANKAYLDIFGFEEFEDIEGMSILDLIAGDDAADFKALLRRLSKGEKPPQRLNLKAQRSDGSIFDAVMEFSEATYEGEPCQQIVFRQQALDPNLAQQIDELRSKDLVTDLYNRQHTLTEIERAAAAAASGQSDQALLLMEPDNFKKTLDTIGLGLTDLLLGDMASLLRRHLSESDVAGRLSDQNFGVLLTGRSADAVRQLAETLRHAFEERIFEVGKQSVSLTMSVGGALVTEKNAHADQILNQAQAMLRMAQGEGGNRVALLDPGAQDKAEVEKNQRWLRLIKDALANDGFTFHYQPVVSLHGSGNAFYEVLLRMKGPKGDITPEHFLPVAEQNGLMPAIDRWVIANVLRLGGERERLGQPTSFFIKLSTQSLDDQTLLPWIAQQLKNARQPGDSLIFEMPESLVVTNLKPARVFLKGLEQLHCRFALEQFGRGLNSFQLLKHIPAHYLKIDRSFMVDLARSKESQDKVREICEQAHHAGKLTVAEFVEDAATMSILFSCGANFVQGNFLQEPQPQMNYEFGN; this is encoded by the coding sequence ATGAATCGACACGACACCGTGCTGCGCCTGATCCTGGTGGAGGAATCCACGGACGCGGCCGAACAGCTGATCAGCCAACTGCGCAACGGCGGCATGGCACTGCGGCCCTCGCGGGCGGAAAACGAGGCACAGCTGGAGGAAGCAATCGGCGACCAGCCCGACCTGATCCTGTTCAACCTGTCCACGACCTCGCTCACGCTGGCGGCGACCGCCGCGGCCGCGGCCCGCTCGGGGCGCGACATCGCCCTGGTCGCCTACGGCATCGGCCCCTCCGCCGACCAGATCGCCGACGCGTTCCGTGACGGTGCCCGCGCGCTGGCGGTCTCGAACCGCGCCGACCACATGCAGACGATCATCGCCCGCGAGTTCGAGGCGCTGACCACGCGCCGAAACGTGCGCCGGCTGGAAGCGGCCCTGCGCGAGTCCGAGCGCCGCTGCGACTCGCTGCTCGACTCCTCGCGCGACCCGATCGCCTACGTCCACGAGGGCATGCACGTCCGCGCCAACAAAGCCTACCTGGACATCTTCGGTTTCGAGGAATTCGAGGACATCGAGGGCATGTCGATCCTCGACCTGATCGCCGGCGACGACGCCGCCGACTTCAAGGCGCTGCTGCGGCGCCTCTCCAAGGGCGAGAAGCCGCCGCAGCGGCTGAACCTCAAGGCGCAGCGCAGCGACGGCTCGATCTTCGACGCGGTGATGGAGTTCTCCGAGGCCACCTACGAAGGCGAGCCCTGCCAGCAGATCGTGTTCCGCCAGCAGGCGCTGGACCCGAACCTGGCCCAGCAGATCGACGAGCTGCGCTCCAAGGACCTGGTCACCGACCTGTACAACCGCCAGCACACGCTGACCGAGATCGAGCGCGCCGCCGCTGCCGCCGCGTCGGGCCAGAGCGACCAGGCGCTGCTGCTGATGGAACCGGACAACTTCAAGAAGACACTCGACACGATCGGCCTGGGCCTGACCGACCTGCTGCTCGGCGACATGGCCAGCCTGTTGCGGCGCCACCTGTCCGAGTCCGACGTCGCCGGCCGGCTCTCGGACCAGAACTTCGGCGTGCTGCTGACCGGCCGCTCGGCCGATGCGGTGCGCCAGCTCGCCGAGACCCTGCGTCACGCCTTCGAGGAGCGCATCTTCGAAGTCGGCAAGCAGTCGGTCAGCCTCACGATGAGCGTCGGCGGCGCGCTGGTCACCGAGAAGAACGCCCATGCCGACCAGATCCTCAACCAGGCCCAGGCGATGCTGCGCATGGCCCAGGGCGAAGGCGGCAACCGCGTCGCCCTGCTCGACCCCGGCGCCCAGGACAAGGCCGAGGTCGAGAAGAACCAGCGCTGGCTGCGCCTGATCAAGGACGCGCTGGCCAACGACGGCTTCACGTTCCACTACCAGCCGGTGGTCAGCCTGCACGGCAGCGGCAACGCCTTCTACGAGGTGCTGCTGCGCATGAAGGGCCCCAAGGGCGACATCACGCCCGAGCATTTCCTGCCGGTGGCCGAGCAGAACGGGCTGATGCCGGCGATCGACCGCTGGGTGATCGCCAACGTGCTGCGGCTGGGCGGCGAGCGCGAGCGGCTCGGGCAGCCGACCTCGTTCTTCATCAAGCTCTCGACGCAGTCGCTGGACGACCAGACCCTGCTGCCGTGGATCGCCCAGCAGCTCAAGAACGCGCGCCAGCCCGGCGACAGCCTGATCTTCGAGATGCCCGAGAGCCTGGTGGTCACCAACCTCAAGCCCGCGCGCGTCTTCCTCAAGGGCCTGGAGCAGCTGCACTGCCGCTTCGCGCTGGAGCAGTTCGGGCGCGGCCTCAACTCGTTCCAGCTGCTCAAGCACATCCCCGCCCACTACCTGAAGATCGACCGCAGCTTCATGGTGGACCTGGCGCGCAGCAAGGAAAGCCAGGACAAGGTGCGCGAGATCTGCGAGCAGGCCCACCACGCCGGGAAGCTGACCGTGGCCGAGTTCGTCGAGGACGCGGCGACGATGTCGATCCTGTTCTCGTGCGGCGCCAACTTCGTGCAGGGCAACTTCCTGCAGGAGCCGCAGCCGCAGATGAACTACGAATTCGGCAACTGA
- a CDS encoding YhgN family NAAT transporter: protein MSTLSAAILLFLIMDPIGNVPLFLSLLKNVAPARRQRVMARELVIALVVLFVFLFGGQYLLKALQLKQESVGIAGGIVLFLIGIRMIFPPPKGGVFGGDDQAEPFIVPMAIPGIAGPSTMAAVMLLANSNPGRTADWSLALFAAWLATAAILLSATYLFRWLGKSVLVALERLMGMLLVALSVQMFLDGVVAYLHAAGGP from the coding sequence ATGAGCACGTTATCCGCGGCGATTTTGCTGTTCCTGATCATGGACCCGATCGGCAACGTACCGCTGTTCCTGAGCCTGCTGAAGAACGTCGCGCCGGCGCGGCGCCAGCGCGTGATGGCACGCGAGCTGGTGATCGCACTGGTGGTGCTGTTCGTGTTCCTGTTCGGCGGCCAGTACCTGCTCAAGGCACTGCAGCTCAAGCAGGAGTCGGTCGGCATCGCCGGCGGCATCGTGTTGTTCCTGATCGGCATCCGGATGATCTTCCCGCCGCCGAAGGGCGGCGTGTTCGGCGGCGACGACCAGGCCGAGCCGTTCATCGTGCCGATGGCGATCCCCGGCATCGCCGGACCGTCGACGATGGCGGCCGTGATGCTGCTGGCCAATTCCAATCCGGGGCGCACCGCCGACTGGAGCCTGGCGCTGTTCGCCGCCTGGCTGGCCACCGCCGCGATCCTGCTGTCGGCCACCTACCTGTTCCGCTGGCTCGGCAAGAGCGTCCTGGTGGCGCTGGAGCGGCTGATGGGCATGCTGCTGGTGGCGCTCTCGGTGCAGATGTTCCTCGACGGCGTCGTCGCCTACCTGCACGCCGCGGGCGGGCCGTAG
- a CDS encoding UbiH/UbiF/VisC/COQ6 family ubiquinone biosynthesis hydroxylase produces MSRRGEHDVIVVGAGPVGAALALALAADGFDVAVVEAQPPRPAAREAELDLRVVALAPDAIALLQDLGAWPLPFPERVGSYRRMEVWDATGPGRARFDAAERGEAALGRIVENRHLQHALWTALAGRARVLCPAEAADLDDGDATAALTLADGTRLRARVLVAAEGAESPLRARLGIGFAGRDYGQRAVVAHVATERPHEDTAWQRFLPGGPLAFLPLGDGRSSIVWSLPDAEAARVLALDDAAFCCALGAAFDFRLGPITAAGPRAAFPLRLRRADRYVAGRCVLVGDAAHVVHPLAGQGVNLGLRDVACLRRVLAEARARGSDIGAAHVLRRYERERRSENALAAWTFDAIERVFASTAMPLVLARGLGLEAAGRIGPLRRALAAAAAGHL; encoded by the coding sequence ATGAGCCGGCGCGGCGAGCACGACGTGATCGTGGTCGGTGCCGGCCCGGTCGGCGCGGCCCTGGCGCTGGCGCTGGCCGCGGACGGTTTCGACGTGGCTGTGGTCGAGGCGCAGCCGCCACGGCCGGCCGCACGCGAGGCGGAGCTGGACCTGCGCGTCGTCGCGCTGGCGCCGGATGCGATCGCCCTGCTGCAGGACCTCGGCGCCTGGCCGCTGCCGTTTCCGGAGCGCGTCGGCAGCTACCGCCGCATGGAGGTCTGGGACGCGACCGGGCCGGGCCGCGCGCGCTTCGACGCCGCCGAACGCGGCGAGGCGGCGCTGGGACGGATCGTCGAGAACCGGCACCTGCAGCACGCCCTCTGGACCGCCCTGGCCGGCCGGGCGCGGGTGCTGTGTCCGGCCGAGGCGGCCGACCTCGACGACGGCGATGCGACGGCGGCGCTGACGCTGGCCGATGGGACGCGCTTGCGCGCGCGCGTGCTGGTGGCCGCCGAAGGCGCCGAGTCGCCGCTGCGGGCCCGCCTCGGCATCGGTTTCGCCGGGCGCGACTACGGCCAGCGCGCGGTGGTCGCCCATGTGGCGACCGAGCGCCCGCACGAGGACACCGCCTGGCAGCGCTTCCTGCCGGGCGGCCCGCTGGCGTTCCTGCCGCTCGGCGACGGCCGCAGCTCGATCGTCTGGTCGCTGCCCGACGCGGAAGCGGCGCGCGTGCTGGCGCTGGACGACGCGGCGTTCTGCTGCGCGCTGGGCGCGGCGTTCGATTTCCGGCTCGGTCCGATCACCGCGGCCGGTCCGCGGGCGGCCTTCCCGTTGCGCCTGCGCCGGGCCGACCGCTATGTCGCCGGCCGCTGCGTGCTGGTCGGCGACGCCGCCCATGTGGTGCATCCGCTGGCGGGGCAGGGCGTCAACCTCGGCCTGCGCGACGTTGCCTGCCTGCGCCGTGTCCTGGCCGAGGCGCGCGCGCGCGGCAGCGACATCGGCGCCGCCCACGTGCTGCGCCGCTACGAGCGCGAGCGGCGCAGCGAGAATGCGCTGGCTGCCTGGACGTTCGACGCGATCGAGCGGGTGTTCGCGTCGACCGCGATGCCGCTGGTGCTGGCGCGTGGCCTCGGCCTGGAGGCGGCCGGCCGCATCGGGCCGCTGCGCCGGGCGCTGGCGGCCGCCGCGGCCGGGCACCTGTAA
- the ubiH gene encoding 2-octaprenyl-6-methoxyphenyl hydroxylase — MSERFDIVIAGGGLVGSSLAIALEGSGWRVALVESAAPRVDLQPSYDERNLALARASINALASLGVWPLAEAQAAPIRHVHVSRRGDFGAIRLDAEALGLPAFGAVLPARELGNALLRRLEQCDRLARFAPATLVAVVPGEDHLAIELDAGGDRHRLTTRLLVGADGTASFVRRDAGIGTRETDYRQSAIVTTVTTERPLDGRAYERFTESGPVALLPMPGRRAGLVVSVPQAEAERVAALDDAAFLALVHARLGYRAGRLDRPGRRVPYPLRRLLADALTAPRRVLVGNAAQTVHPLGAQGFNLGLRDALTLAEVLGGAADGGDPGSATRLARHVERRRDDREATTAFSDDLVRVMGNDFLPLRLLRSAAFGVVDRLPPLKRQLALRGMGYRGDVPARTLSP, encoded by the coding sequence ATGAGCGAACGCTTCGACATCGTCATCGCGGGCGGCGGGCTGGTCGGCTCCAGCCTGGCCATCGCGCTGGAGGGCAGCGGCTGGCGCGTGGCGCTGGTCGAGTCGGCCGCGCCGCGCGTGGACCTGCAGCCGAGCTATGACGAGCGCAACCTGGCGCTCGCGCGCGCCAGCATCAACGCGCTGGCGTCGCTCGGGGTCTGGCCGCTGGCCGAGGCGCAGGCAGCGCCGATCCGCCACGTCCACGTCAGCCGGCGCGGCGACTTCGGCGCGATCCGGCTCGATGCCGAGGCGCTGGGCCTGCCGGCATTCGGCGCGGTACTGCCGGCGCGCGAGCTCGGCAACGCGCTGCTGCGCCGGCTGGAACAGTGCGATCGCCTGGCGCGCTTCGCGCCGGCGACCCTGGTGGCCGTCGTTCCCGGGGAGGACCACCTGGCGATCGAGCTGGATGCCGGCGGCGACCGCCACCGGCTGACGACGCGGCTGCTGGTCGGCGCCGACGGCACCGCCTCGTTCGTGCGGCGCGACGCCGGCATCGGTACCCGCGAGACCGACTACCGGCAAAGCGCGATCGTGACCACGGTCACCACCGAGCGGCCGCTCGACGGACGCGCCTACGAACGCTTCACCGAATCGGGGCCGGTCGCCCTGCTGCCGATGCCGGGCCGGCGCGCCGGACTGGTCGTGAGCGTGCCGCAGGCCGAGGCCGAGCGGGTCGCCGCCCTCGACGACGCGGCGTTCCTGGCGCTGGTGCATGCCCGCCTGGGCTATCGCGCCGGCCGCCTCGACCGGCCGGGCCGGCGCGTGCCGTACCCGTTGCGCCGCCTGCTGGCCGACGCGCTGACCGCGCCGCGCCGCGTGCTGGTCGGCAATGCCGCGCAGACCGTGCATCCGCTCGGCGCGCAGGGCTTCAACCTCGGCCTGCGCGACGCACTGACGCTGGCCGAGGTGCTCGGCGGCGCCGCGGACGGCGGCGACCCGGGCAGTGCCACCCGGTTGGCCCGTCATGTCGAGCGCCGCCGCGACGATCGCGAGGCGACGACGGCATTCAGCGATGACCTGGTCCGGGTGATGGGCAACGATTTCCTGCCGCTGCGGTTGCTGCGCAGCGCCGCCTTCGGCGTGGTGGACCGATTGCCGCCGTTGAAACGGCAGTTGGCCCTGCGCGGCATGGGCTATCGCGGCGACGTGCCGGCCCGGACGCTGTCGCCATGA
- a CDS encoding cob(I)yrinic acid a,c-diamide adenosyltransferase, with translation MGNRLSKIYTRTGDDGSTGLGDGSRTGKDSARVTAYGTVDELNSAIGVVLACELPERVREVLTQVQHDLFDLGGELCIPGMALVHDADIARLEDELDAFNEPLPALKDFILPGGGMAAATCHLARTICRRAEREAIALGRGEPVRGEAVRYLNRLSDLLFVIARVLARASGHGEVLWQHERRKR, from the coding sequence GTGGGCAACCGCCTCTCGAAGATCTACACGCGCACCGGCGACGACGGCAGCACCGGCCTCGGCGACGGCTCGCGCACCGGCAAGGACTCCGCCCGCGTCACCGCGTACGGCACCGTGGACGAGCTCAACAGCGCGATCGGCGTGGTGCTCGCCTGCGAGCTGCCCGAGCGCGTGCGCGAAGTGCTGACCCAGGTCCAGCACGACCTGTTCGATCTCGGCGGCGAACTGTGCATCCCGGGGATGGCCCTGGTCCACGATGCCGACATCGCACGGCTCGAGGACGAGCTCGACGCATTCAACGAACCGCTGCCGGCGCTGAAGGATTTCATCCTGCCGGGCGGCGGCATGGCCGCCGCGACCTGCCACCTCGCCCGCACGATCTGCCGCCGGGCCGAGCGCGAGGCGATCGCGCTCGGCCGCGGCGAGCCGGTGCGCGGCGAGGCCGTCCGCTACCTCAACCGCCTGTCGGACCTGCTGTTCGTGATCGCCCGCGTGCTGGCCCGCGCGTCCGGCCACGGCGAGGTCCTCTGGCAGCACGAGCGGCGCAAGCGCTGA